A region from the Stutzerimonas stutzeri genome encodes:
- a CDS encoding L-serine ammonia-lyase, translating into MSLSVFDLFKIGIGPSSSHTVGPMRAALRFAEGLRDDQLLDATERVRVELYGSLGATGKGHGSDKAVILGLEGELPETVDTGNIPQRMATFRESHELRLLGEKVIRFEAGNDLQFIRKPLAYHPNGMILRAFDTAGLQLRSREYYSVGGGFVVDEQAAGSDRIVEDRTPLPYPFRSASELLALCSEHGLSISELMLANEAAWRPEAETRAGLLKIWQVMQECVKAGCRTEGVMPGGLKVQRRAAGLYRQLSEHPEASLRDSLSVLDWVDLYALAVNEENAAGGRVVTAPTNGAAGIIPALLHYYVRFIRGANEDGVVRFLLTAAAIGILYKENASISGAEVGCQGEVGVACSMGAGALCEVLGGTPQQVENAAEIGMEHNLGLTCDPVGGLVQVPCIERNAMGAVKAINAARMALRGDGSHFISLDKVIRTMRQTGADMKSKYKETARGGLAVNIIEC; encoded by the coding sequence ATGTCCCTCAGCGTTTTCGACCTGTTCAAGATCGGCATCGGCCCGTCCAGTTCGCATACGGTCGGGCCGATGCGCGCAGCACTGCGGTTTGCCGAGGGCCTGCGCGATGACCAACTGCTCGATGCCACCGAGCGCGTCCGAGTCGAGCTTTACGGCTCCCTCGGGGCGACCGGCAAGGGCCACGGCAGCGACAAGGCAGTGATACTCGGGCTCGAAGGTGAGCTTCCGGAAACAGTCGATACCGGCAACATTCCCCAGCGCATGGCGACCTTCCGGGAGTCGCACGAGCTGCGTCTGCTGGGCGAAAAGGTCATTCGCTTCGAAGCCGGCAACGACCTGCAGTTCATCCGCAAGCCGCTGGCGTACCACCCCAACGGCATGATCCTGCGCGCCTTCGATACGGCCGGGCTGCAGCTGCGCAGCCGTGAGTATTACTCGGTCGGCGGTGGCTTCGTCGTCGACGAGCAGGCAGCCGGTAGCGACCGCATCGTCGAAGACCGTACACCCCTGCCCTACCCCTTCCGCAGCGCCAGCGAGCTACTGGCGCTGTGCAGCGAGCACGGGCTGTCGATCAGCGAACTGATGCTGGCCAACGAGGCCGCGTGGCGCCCCGAAGCCGAGACCCGTGCCGGGCTGTTGAAGATCTGGCAAGTCATGCAGGAGTGCGTCAAGGCCGGCTGCCGCACCGAGGGCGTGATGCCCGGCGGGCTCAAGGTGCAACGACGCGCGGCGGGGCTCTACCGTCAGCTCAGCGAGCATCCGGAAGCCAGCCTGCGCGATTCGCTCAGCGTGCTGGACTGGGTCGACCTCTATGCATTGGCGGTCAACGAGGAGAACGCCGCCGGCGGTCGCGTGGTCACCGCACCGACCAACGGCGCAGCGGGGATCATCCCGGCGCTGCTGCACTACTACGTACGCTTCATCCGCGGCGCCAACGAGGACGGCGTGGTGCGCTTTCTGCTCACGGCGGCGGCGATCGGCATCCTGTACAAGGAGAACGCCTCCATTTCCGGCGCCGAGGTCGGTTGCCAGGGCGAGGTCGGCGTCGCTTGCTCGATGGGCGCCGGTGCGCTCTGCGAAGTGCTGGGCGGCACGCCGCAGCAGGTGGAGAACGCCGCCGAGATCGGCATGGAGCACAACCTCGGGCTCACCTGCGATCCGGTTGGCGGGCTGGTGCAGGTCCCCTGCATCGAGCGCAACGCCATGGGTGCGGTCAAGGCGATCAATGCCGCACGCATGGCGCTGCGGGGTGACGGTAGCCACTTCATATCGCTGGACAAGGTGATCCGCACCATGCGCCAGACCGGCGCCGACATGAAAAGCAAGTACAAGGAAACCGCCCGCGGCGGCCTGGCGGTGAACATCATCGAGTGCTGA